From a single Lewinella sp. LCG006 genomic region:
- a CDS encoding DinB family protein, with amino-acid sequence MTQSEFIILNFTEIRRKSIKLWRGLPKSHYNWKPDEKAMTAIEMIRHVLEADYGWNIIINNGSMTNYRTPWENRPFVSVTDELEFAEPYRNAFLESVRQFSDAALNETEIVHPGNGDKKILGKYLLRIGYHESVHAGQFLSYLRAMEINRPEIWD; translated from the coding sequence ATGACTCAATCTGAATTTATAATCTTGAACTTTACGGAGATTAGGAGAAAAAGTATCAAACTTTGGAGAGGACTTCCTAAAAGCCATTACAATTGGAAGCCTGACGAAAAGGCAATGACTGCGATAGAAATGATTAGGCACGTGTTAGAAGCCGATTATGGATGGAATATTATCATCAATAATGGGAGTATGACAAACTATAGAACACCCTGGGAAAATCGACCATTTGTTAGCGTTACGGATGAACTTGAATTTGCCGAACCCTATAGAAATGCATTTTTAGAAAGTGTTCGACAATTTTCGGATGCTGCATTAAACGAAACTGAAATTGTTCATCCTGGAAATGGTGACAAGAAAATACTTGGAAAATATTTATTACGGATTGGTTATCACGAATCTGTTCACGCGGGACAATTCCTTTCGTATTTAAGAGCAATGGAAATTAATCGCCCAGAGATATGGGACTAA